One Candidatus Aminicenantes bacterium DNA segment encodes these proteins:
- a CDS encoding NfeD family protein codes for MKLIGVEFSIGFLWTLAGILLIFVELFYPHFVLAFFGGGALVTALATALGLTTGLAAQLAVFIVSSLLLLFLLRRYLKKTLTGNMKDIDDAQLFDLEVGKIVLVVNAIDPGKGNGKVKYHGTNWDAMANEFIAAGESVRVTGRSNLTLQVEKIKKEL; via the coding sequence ATGAAACTAATAGGCGTCGAATTCAGCATCGGTTTTTTGTGGACGCTGGCCGGCATCCTGCTGATCTTTGTCGAACTCTTCTATCCGCATTTCGTGCTGGCCTTTTTCGGCGGCGGGGCGCTGGTCACCGCCCTGGCTACGGCCCTGGGGCTGACCACAGGGCTGGCCGCCCAGCTGGCGGTCTTCATCGTCTCCTCGCTGCTGCTGCTGTTTTTGCTGCGCCGCTACTTGAAAAAGACCCTGACCGGCAACATGAAGGACATTGATGACGCCCAGCTGTTCGACCTGGAAGTCGGCAAGATCGTCCTGGTCGTCAACGCCATCGATCCCGGAAAAGGCAACGGCAAGGTCAAGTACCACGGCACCAACTGGGACGCCATGGCCAACGAATTCATCGCCGCCGGGGAAAGCGTGCGCGTCACCGGCCGCAGCAACTTGACACTGCAGGTTGAAAAAATCAAGAAGGAGCTCTGA
- a CDS encoding paraslipin has product MNPTVIVLAVLAFFIFITILRTAIVVPNQVVYVIERLGKYSRTLGAGFHILVPFIDRVAYRHILKEQAVDVPPQNCITKDNISVEIDGILYMRVIDPVKASYGIMDYRFAIIQLAQTTMRSEIGKIELDRTFESRENVNVSIVNSIDEASAPWGIKLTRYEIKNIEPPQTIREAMEKQMRAERVKLEQIALSEGDKQAKINRAEGDKQEAIKKSEGERIRMENEALGKAAAIFEVAKATAQGIVEIGKAINQPGGKDAVSLRIATDWIQSFASLAKTTNSMIVPTNVADLASVTGILKHAYDFTAGKGKQE; this is encoded by the coding sequence ATGAATCCAACCGTCATCGTCCTGGCCGTCCTGGCCTTTTTTATTTTCATCACTATTCTCAGAACCGCCATCGTCGTGCCCAACCAGGTGGTCTACGTCATCGAGCGCCTGGGCAAGTATTCGCGCACCCTGGGCGCCGGCTTCCACATCCTGGTCCCGTTCATCGACCGCGTGGCCTACCGGCACATTTTGAAGGAGCAGGCCGTGGACGTGCCGCCGCAGAACTGCATCACCAAGGACAACATCTCGGTGGAGATCGACGGCATCCTCTACATGCGGGTCATCGACCCGGTCAAGGCCAGCTACGGCATCATGGACTACCGCTTCGCCATCATCCAGCTGGCGCAGACGACCATGCGCTCCGAGATCGGCAAGATCGAGCTGGACCGCACCTTCGAATCGCGCGAGAACGTCAACGTCTCCATCGTCAACTCCATCGACGAGGCATCGGCGCCCTGGGGCATCAAGCTGACCCGCTACGAGATCAAGAACATCGAGCCGCCGCAGACCATCCGCGAGGCCATGGAAAAACAGATGCGGGCCGAGCGCGTCAAGCTCGAGCAGATCGCCCTTTCCGAGGGCGACAAACAGGCCAAGATCAACCGCGCCGAGGGCGACAAGCAGGAGGCGATCAAGAAATCGGAGGGCGAGCGCATCCGCATGGAGAACGAGGCGCTGGGAAAAGCGGCGGCCATCTTCGAGGTGGCCAAGGCCACGGCGCAGGGGATCGTCGAGATTGGCAAGGCCATCAATCAGCCCGGCGGCAAGGACGCCGTCTCGCTGCGCATCGCCACCGACTGGATCCAGTCTTTCGCCAGCCTGGCCAAGACGACCAACTCGATGATCGTGCCCACCAACGTCGCCGACCTGGCCAGCGTCACCGGCATCCTCAAGCACGCCTACGATTTTACGGCCGGTAAAGGAAAACAGGAATAA